A portion of the Melitaea cinxia chromosome 1, ilMelCinx1.1, whole genome shotgun sequence genome contains these proteins:
- the LOC123669737 gene encoding 28S ribosomal protein S28, mitochondrial — MFNCVSLCRNLKHHNVMFYTRNISTSTNFFNTNSESSSISEKGSFAKSFEKQTQLLQEPEQKQTFASLLRNSKLIDLGDPVNKIVIGKIFHVVEDDLYIDFGWKFHCVCTRPTSRKDEYVRGARVRIQIKDLELSSRFLGSSTDLTLLEADCKLLGIVSSPVRTTPSEKTN, encoded by the exons ATGTTTAACTGTGTATCTTTATGTAGAAATTTGAAACATCACAATGTTATGTTTTATACAAGAAATATTAGTActtcaacaaatttttttaacacaaactCTGAATCTTCGAGCATATCTGAAAAGGGTAGCTTTGCGAAATCATTtgaaaaacaaacacaattacttcAAGAGCCAGAACAAAAACAAACCTTTGCTTCATTACTTCGGAATTCAAAACTTATCGAT CTTGGAGATCCAGTAAATAAAATCGTTATAGGAAAAATATTTCATGTCGTAGAAGatgatttatatatagattttggTTGGAAATTTCATTGTGTTTGCACGAGACCTACAAGCAGAAAAGATGAATATGTTAGAGGAGCAAGAGTTAGAATACAAATTAAAGATCTGGAGCTTTCGTCAAGGTTTCTCGGTTCCAGCACAGATCTTACGCTATTGGAGGCTGATTGTAAATTATTAGGTATTGTATCTTCACCTGTTAGAACAACCCCAAGTgaaaaaacaaattag